One region of Chloroflexota bacterium genomic DNA includes:
- a CDS encoding trypsin-like peptidase domain-containing protein, translated as MGYRPYDPLQDRKRSWRSRLMVPGAIAALLLVVAAGTTLTVIGVLRLMDGSSAVETGVGASSSSRTAVAPGERQPIVPLPTVAPTAVPTVAPTAEPTAQPSPVPTPVPTIAPTPPPAPTAVVVEVIENRAKEVFDRLTGSVVRISTASGNVGIGQPYSEAGSGFVIDEAGYILTNYHVIKDARSIQITLSDEVTQGTARIVGTDPGSDVALLKANDGLLGKLVVAPLGSSAAVEVGDQVIAIGSQYFAYQNSLTTGIVGGLNRPYAFAGRTITGMIQSDAAINRGSSGGPLIELRQGAVIGINTAIQSPNFAGIALALPIDRIKAILPDLRAGITPQHAWLAIYGASITPQLAAHCSLPVDFGVIVYSILPGSTLNIESDETKTFETGANGDIIVSIDDLPVRNLNELSRYVDAHKKPGDVVEIRVYRERKYNELLEITLEEWPNKEVRPLTQAVDCSKPTSEPINAPTVPPITAEITTNAASGRFIISAEPLIPAMAAATSPITAPPAMPTTMPRAAMRSDEPIAAVSVTVA; from the coding sequence GTGGGGTATAGGCCCTATGACCCGCTGCAGGACCGCAAACGGTCGTGGCGGAGTCGGCTCATGGTCCCCGGCGCAATTGCCGCCTTGCTCCTCGTCGTGGCTGCCGGTACCACGCTTACGGTGATCGGTGTCTTGCGTCTCATGGATGGTTCCAGCGCCGTTGAGACCGGCGTCGGCGCCTCGTCAAGCTCACGTACCGCCGTCGCGCCGGGAGAACGCCAACCGATCGTTCCTTTGCCTACCGTTGCGCCCACTGCCGTACCAACTGTCGCTCCCACCGCCGAACCTACTGCCCAGCCGAGCCCCGTGCCTACTCCAGTGCCCACTATTGCGCCCACACCACCGCCCGCGCCGACGGCTGTTGTCGTAGAGGTGATCGAGAACCGAGCAAAAGAGGTGTTTGACCGCCTCACGGGGAGCGTCGTGCGGATTTCAACGGCGTCAGGGAACGTCGGCATCGGTCAGCCATATAGCGAGGCCGGATCAGGCTTCGTGATCGATGAGGCCGGGTACATTCTCACGAATTATCATGTGATAAAAGATGCCAGGAGTATTCAGATCACGCTCAGTGATGAAGTGACGCAAGGCACGGCAAGGATCGTAGGCACCGACCCGGGTTCCGACGTCGCCTTGCTCAAAGCCAATGATGGGCTGCTGGGTAAGCTCGTCGTCGCTCCCCTTGGCTCCTCCGCTGCCGTGGAAGTGGGGGACCAAGTCATTGCCATCGGCAGCCAATACTTCGCCTATCAAAATAGCCTCACTACGGGGATTGTGGGCGGCTTGAACCGCCCCTACGCCTTTGCCGGTCGCACCATTACGGGCATGATCCAGTCCGACGCCGCAATCAACCGCGGGAGTTCCGGCGGGCCGCTGATTGAACTCCGGCAGGGCGCGGTCATAGGCATCAATACGGCAATCCAATCTCCCAACTTTGCCGGTATCGCGTTGGCGCTGCCCATTGACCGCATTAAGGCTATCTTGCCTGATCTACGCGCCGGCATAACGCCGCAGCACGCCTGGCTCGCCATCTACGGCGCCAGCATTACGCCGCAACTCGCCGCGCACTGCAGTCTGCCCGTAGATTTCGGCGTCATCGTCTACAGCATCCTACCGGGTTCCACACTCAATATCGAAAGTGATGAAACCAAAACGTTTGAGACCGGCGCAAACGGTGACATTATTGTCAGTATCGATGACCTACCGGTCCGCAACCTCAATGAGTTAAGCAGATACGTCGACGCCCACAAGAAGCCCGGCGACGTCGTCGAAATACGAGTCTATCGCGAACGCAAATACAATGAACTCTTGGAGATTACGCTAGAGGAGTGGCCGAACAAAGAAGTGCGGCCCCTCACTCAGGCAGTCGATTGCTCCAAACCCACCAGCGAGCCGATCAACGCCCCTACGGTGCCGCCCATCACCGCGGAGATCACTACGAACGCCGCAAGCGGCAGATTCATCATCTCCGCCGAGCCGCTGATACCGGCGATGGCTGCTGCTACGAGTCCGATCACGGCGCCACCGGCGATGCCGACCACAATGCCGCGCGCCGCCATGCGCTCTGACGAGCCCATAGCTGCGGTATCAGTGACGGTAGCTTGA